One window of the Candidatus Zixiibacteriota bacterium genome contains the following:
- a CDS encoding exported hypothetical protein (Evidence 5 : Unknown function), with the protein MNCRSFTIMAFIFIIWVSLCFAKNKAFVRVAFLNNTNGVFEFVKYEDNKFLFVLKKDGKNEIYRLHSIKACSFDTVSSLSEISPVVAGTDEVHMVSGTVIYGAMSKLDRKRFQSGTTLNGNKKSIPSDSIKCIYFNLNIPNIDRLDCASGFNLLDSSSIFQMAEASAAEIERESPVINDTIVDNYLDSLTKHVGEFSKKGNNVYSCRILNSDEVNAFTVGGGRIFIYRGLLEKLGSEAELVGVIAHEIGHNVGNHMSQQLSKQLLYSGIIEASGLILNQDHNNWVASLKQAGSLVAFFGLMQYSREEEREADLLGFYNMFQAGFDPHGMVTLFESFKRLGGPQGNILEKWAATHPDPEERQENILAELNEVDADGLVENSDKFNWIHDYVSSLPPPILSQVVVNDSAIIPAGNSWHFLLDLSSPAVKNAILKGQFRASGGAHNDIKFHIFDEVNYVNWINGNKAEDLLGTDKVTLYEVDFRFPKPGKYYMVFDNRYSILTDKFVVANIYLNYTER; encoded by the coding sequence ATGAATTGCCGATCGTTCACAATCATGGCATTTATTTTTATTATATGGGTGTCACTATGTTTTGCAAAGAATAAGGCATTTGTCAGAGTTGCTTTTTTAAATAATACGAATGGCGTCTTCGAGTTCGTTAAGTATGAAGATAATAAATTCCTATTCGTGCTCAAGAAAGACGGAAAAAACGAGATTTATCGTTTACATAGTATCAAGGCTTGTTCATTTGACACAGTCTCATCACTTTCCGAAATTTCACCAGTAGTGGCGGGAACAGATGAAGTCCACATGGTATCCGGCACGGTGATTTACGGAGCAATGTCCAAACTCGACCGCAAAAGATTTCAATCTGGCACTACATTGAATGGCAATAAGAAATCTATCCCTTCTGACTCGATCAAGTGTATATATTTCAATCTTAATATTCCAAATATCGACCGACTCGACTGCGCTTCCGGCTTCAATCTTCTTGATTCCAGTTCAATTTTCCAAATGGCGGAGGCCAGCGCCGCTGAAATTGAACGAGAGTCGCCAGTTATCAATGATACCATCGTTGATAATTACCTTGACAGCCTTACAAAGCATGTTGGCGAATTCAGCAAGAAGGGCAATAATGTGTACTCTTGCAGGATCCTAAACAGCGATGAAGTCAACGCCTTTACCGTAGGCGGGGGCAGGATATTTATATATCGCGGCCTACTAGAGAAACTAGGCTCTGAAGCTGAGCTTGTCGGTGTCATTGCTCACGAAATTGGACATAATGTTGGGAACCATATGAGTCAGCAATTATCCAAACAATTGCTCTACAGCGGCATAATCGAAGCCAGCGGGCTTATTCTCAATCAAGACCACAACAATTGGGTGGCCAGCCTGAAGCAAGCTGGCAGTCTCGTAGCCTTTTTTGGCTTAATGCAATACAGCCGGGAAGAGGAACGGGAGGCCGACCTTCTGGGCTTTTATAATATGTTTCAGGCGGGATTTGATCCGCACGGCATGGTCACCCTGTTTGAATCCTTTAAAAGATTGGGCGGTCCACAAGGCAATATTCTCGAGAAATGGGCGGCTACCCACCCTGATCCCGAAGAACGTCAGGAAAACATTCTTGCCGAACTGAATGAAGTTGATGCTGACGGACTGGTTGAAAATTCGGACAAATTTAATTGGATTCATGACTATGTGAGTTCATTGCCGCCGCCAATTCTCAGTCAGGTGGTTGTAAATGATTCGGCGATAATACCTGCGGGCAACTCCTGGCATTTCCTACTGGATTTATCGTCGCCCGCGGTTAAGAATGCAATCCTAAAGGGCCAGTTTCGGGCGTCGGGCGGCGCCCACAACGACATTAAGTTCCATATCTTTGATGAGGTCAACTATGTCAATTGGATCAACGGTAATAAGGCTGAAGATTTGCTTGGAACGGATAAGGTAACGCTGTATGAGGTCGATTTCCGATTCCCCAAACCGGGAAAATACTATATGGTTTTTGATAATAGGTACTCAATCTTGACAGATAAATTTGTGGTTGCCAATATATATCTGAACTATACCGAGCGGTAG
- a CDS encoding hypothetical protein (Evidence 5 : Unknown function) — MVTWSAALLQTEFYWIYHVNDTLFDRMERTDDAPADYSEPCYAYANRSNRPHIRKARTTLESWFREYRTRNTDSAKDLCQRFRSKDNAQHLAALTELYLHQLLLLNDFIPKVHPNLPRLSSRPEFFAFRDARPQFVLEAALVYDDKPVERINKFEANILDAIDDVNSPNFLVSVEIRSRDSKSQPKSSSIRRFLQNSIDKLDYHQVCLEYEESKILPQWTYLQEGWRLEFTALPVKGEACRRRTAESRVVGVVSRGAFRVNVDAAIRESVIAKSRKYGKFDMPFIIAVSVIREGKLCDDEIIMDALCGKVVVDYITNKDGTYQTKARRDLKGIWTDPKSGYANSHLSGVLFISGLTVGAIDTVSPVLWHHPQSDHPFDLNWLNIEQKYFDKESGLLNTYNPK, encoded by the coding sequence TTGGTCACTTGGTCTGCTGCTTTGCTTCAAACCGAATTTTATTGGATTTACCACGTGAACGATACGCTCTTTGACAGAATGGAGAGAACCGACGATGCCCCCGCGGATTACAGCGAACCATGCTACGCATATGCCAACCGGTCAAATCGGCCGCACATTAGGAAGGCGAGGACGACTCTGGAATCCTGGTTTCGGGAGTACAGAACGCGCAATACCGACTCAGCAAAGGACCTGTGCCAGCGGTTCAGATCAAAAGACAATGCGCAGCATCTGGCGGCTCTGACCGAGCTTTATCTACACCAGTTGCTGCTGCTGAACGACTTTATTCCTAAGGTTCACCCCAACCTGCCCCGCCTGTCTAGCAGGCCGGAGTTTTTTGCGTTTCGCGATGCCCGGCCGCAGTTCGTGCTGGAGGCCGCACTGGTATATGACGATAAGCCCGTGGAAAGAATAAACAAGTTTGAGGCCAATATTCTTGACGCGATAGACGACGTGAACTCACCAAACTTTCTGGTTTCGGTTGAAATACGTTCGCGAGATTCAAAGTCCCAGCCCAAGTCAAGCAGTATCAGGAGGTTCCTGCAGAACAGTATCGATAAATTGGATTATCATCAGGTTTGCCTCGAGTATGAGGAGTCGAAAATACTGCCACAGTGGACCTATCTTCAGGAGGGATGGAGACTTGAATTTACGGCTTTGCCCGTAAAAGGGGAGGCCTGCCGGCGAAGGACGGCGGAATCCCGGGTGGTGGGCGTGGTGTCCCGCGGGGCCTTTCGAGTTAACGTGGATGCGGCCATTAGGGAGAGTGTGATCGCCAAAAGCAGGAAATATGGCAAATTCGATATGCCATTTATTATCGCCGTGAGCGTGATACGTGAAGGCAAATTATGTGATGATGAAATAATTATGGACGCGCTGTGCGGAAAAGTGGTGGTGGATTATATCACAAACAAAGACGGCACCTATCAGACTAAGGCTCGGAGAGATCTTAAGGGCATTTGGACCGACCCGAAGAGCGGATATGCAAATTCCCACTTGAGCGGGGTATTATTCATTTCCGGCCTTACTGTAGGAGCAATCGATACAGTCAGCCCTGTCCTCTGGCATCATCCTCAGTCTGACCACCCCTTTGATTTGAACTGGCTCAATATTGAGCAGAAATATTTCGATAAGGAATCAGGCCTATTGAACACATACAATCCAAAGTAA
- a CDS encoding hypothetical protein (Evidence 5 : Unknown function), which produces MYIATKYAEHPLVKPFGQIVYDQINIAGSLIIEMAGQGTKRPLSITNKVSFMSLFRLRESLHSVLLLALNGFVRDASVLLLTLIELKLDVKYIGCNSNLAHKWIEHSKENTKPWKVSDLILALYPDLSEYEANKEIYRYFSGIKHANPAIGKASFPLGVSDSWLVFDDDQNKPNLIGIALFAAGSEGFEIIDMALETFSSTGFSIGIFKDSVAKSQENLSKLNAEHVHRMLCELIQRDIQQQ; this is translated from the coding sequence TTGTATATAGCGACCAAATATGCGGAACATCCGTTGGTCAAGCCTTTTGGTCAAATTGTCTATGACCAGATAAACATCGCCGGTTCATTGATAATTGAAATGGCTGGCCAGGGGACGAAAAGACCGTTATCCATTACCAACAAGGTTTCCTTCATGTCTCTTTTTAGGTTACGCGAATCGCTTCATTCGGTTCTGCTGTTGGCTCTCAACGGTTTTGTGCGTGATGCCAGTGTATTGTTGCTGACTTTAATTGAACTTAAGCTCGATGTGAAGTACATTGGGTGCAATTCAAACCTGGCACATAAATGGATAGAACATAGCAAGGAAAATACTAAACCTTGGAAGGTTTCCGATCTTATTTTGGCACTCTATCCAGACTTATCAGAATATGAGGCTAACAAAGAAATTTATCGTTATTTCTCCGGCATTAAGCACGCAAATCCAGCGATTGGAAAGGCCAGCTTCCCATTGGGAGTAAGTGATAGTTGGCTGGTTTTTGACGATGATCAAAATAAACCTAATCTTATAGGTATAGCGCTATTTGCCGCGGGCTCTGAGGGTTTCGAAATAATTGATATGGCACTTGAGACCTTCTCCTCAACTGGTTTCAGTATCGGTATTTTTAAGGACTCCGTTGCTAAATCACAAGAAAATTTAAGTAAACTGAATGCTGAACACGTTCATCGGATGCTCTGTGAGCTTATACAGCGCGACATACAGCAACAATAA
- a CDS encoding conserved hypothetical protein (Evidence 4 : Unknown function but conserved in other organisms), with protein MEKGNFLKILLRSKKTVFSTKDIALLWGDSRTNAARVRLNYYVNKRELYRIRRGLYAKDSGYDRLELATRIFTPSYVSFETVLSKAGITFQFYDRILVASYLTREIVCDGQTYEYRKIKNPVLINPAGVENKGEHSIATRERAFLDTIYINPDYHFDNLAPLNWDNVFELLLMYNNNRMAKKVNMFYRHFKSQD; from the coding sequence ATGGAAAAGGGCAATTTCCTAAAAATTCTTCTAAGGTCCAAAAAGACGGTTTTTAGCACAAAAGACATCGCTTTATTATGGGGCGATTCCCGCACAAATGCCGCCCGCGTCAGGCTCAATTACTACGTCAATAAGAGGGAATTGTATCGCATCCGCAGGGGTCTGTACGCCAAAGACTCCGGCTATGATAGGCTGGAACTGGCCACCAGAATCTTTACCCCTTCCTATGTCAGTTTTGAGACCGTGCTTTCCAAGGCGGGCATTACCTTTCAATTCTACGACCGGATTCTGGTCGCCTCGTATCTGACCAGGGAAATAGTCTGCGACGGACAGACATACGAATACAGGAAAATAAAAAATCCTGTCCTGATCAATCCCGCGGGAGTGGAGAACAAGGGCGAGCATTCAATTGCGACCAGGGAACGCGCATTTCTGGATACCATTTATATCAACCCGGACTACCACTTCGACAATCTGGCCCCCCTGAACTGGGACAATGTATTCGAACTGCTGTTGATGTATAACAACAACCGAATGGCCAAGAAAGTCAATATGTTTTACAGGCACTTCAAATCACAGGATTAA
- a CDS encoding conserved hypothetical protein (Evidence 4 : Unknown function but conserved in other organisms) — MTLNTAVHKHILLQILKDIYTDTKIAPHLGFKGGTAAFIFYGLTRFSVDLDFDLLDDSKGDIVFERVERIIKKYGTIRDASRKRFSIFFLLSYEENTQNIKVEINCRSFGSRYEVKTYLGISMLVMVQEDMFAHKLMAMQERIGRTSRDIYDVWFFLEHNWPINKEIVEERAKMPFARVLEKSIAALEKTSDRSILQGVGELLDRSQKDWARAKLRTETIFLLRMRLESGR; from the coding sequence ATGACTCTGAACACGGCGGTCCATAAGCATATTCTCCTGCAGATTCTGAAGGACATATACACTGACACCAAGATTGCCCCGCATCTGGGCTTCAAAGGTGGCACCGCCGCCTTCATCTTCTACGGTCTCACCCGTTTCTCGGTCGATCTTGATTTTGACCTGCTGGATGACAGCAAGGGCGACATTGTTTTCGAACGGGTGGAGAGAATTATAAAAAAATACGGAACGATCAGGGATGCAAGCCGGAAGCGGTTCAGCATCTTCTTCCTGTTGTCCTATGAGGAGAATACCCAGAATATTAAGGTAGAGATTAATTGCCGTTCTTTCGGTTCCCGATATGAAGTTAAAACGTACCTGGGTATATCTATGCTAGTGATGGTTCAGGAAGACATGTTCGCCCATAAACTCATGGCCATGCAGGAGCGAATCGGCAGGACCAGCCGCGACATTTATGACGTCTGGTTCTTTCTGGAACACAACTGGCCTATAAATAAGGAGATTGTGGAGGAGCGCGCGAAAATGCCTTTCGCTCGGGTGCTGGAAAAATCAATCGCGGCTCTGGAAAAAACCAGCGATAGGAGCATCCTGCAGGGCGTCGGCGAGCTGCTGGACAGGAGTCAAAAGGACTGGGCCAGAGCCAAGCTGCGAACGGAAACCATTTTTCTTCTGCGGATGCGATTGGAAAGCGGGCGGTAG
- a CDS encoding hypothetical protein (Evidence 5 : Unknown function), with the protein MSLTRAAFVRESPHNKAMSFVLKTVFLDLRRIFRKLPFSIDIAYTLGLS; encoded by the coding sequence TTGAGCCTGACGCGGGCGGCATTTGTGCGGGAATCGCCCCATAATAAAGCGATGTCTTTTGTGCTAAAAACCGTCTTTTTGGACCTTAGAAGAATTTTTAGGAAATTGCCCTTTTCCATAGATATAGCCTATACATTAGGATTATCCTAA
- a CDS encoding conserved hypothetical protein (Evidence 4 : Unknown function but conserved in other organisms), which yields MNKLIENRNLDDMVRDTAIRAMGERIAGTPEEIFKRLQASQFTKGQIDKAWNYGIAEGEDVTMTWGIVQGLTAYARELPFIDKRVNLERRAGALLAT from the coding sequence ATGAATAAACTCATTGAAAATCGCAATCTGGACGATATGGTCAGAGATACTGCTATCAGGGCTATGGGGGAAAGAATTGCCGGTACGCCGGAGGAAATCTTCAAACGGCTGCAGGCTTCACAGTTCACCAAAGGCCAGATCGACAAGGCGTGGAATTACGGAATTGCCGAGGGCGAGGATGTGACCATGACCTGGGGAATCGTCCAGGGTCTGACAGCTTATGCCAGAGAATTACCTTTTATCGACAAACGCGTTAATTTGGAGCGGCGAGCAGGGGCTCTGCTTGCCACCTGA
- a CDS encoding conserved hypothetical protein (Evidence 4 : Unknown function but conserved in other organisms), giving the protein MTDLFDAHKQWATRPRDERFASLDDLPEFTGNRKRASIEDVRPLRGLKLYGAIGGALTLNGSMQTSLLTNWAFTQLCQQAAAPSGYLNTLPAEIAAQCLEHGISSNGGDTKILIRKNEILQENKPQNMVSAFTSPSYGRIWDCDTVEAIMESIRDSTPPSYGGDNCGLYASDRDMFIFLVTDEKPVEVGNARFGREFFCWNSETGAATFGLTPFLYNYVCANQIVWGAE; this is encoded by the coding sequence ATGACTGATCTTTTTGACGCCCATAAGCAATGGGCGACCAGGCCCCGGGACGAGAGATTCGCCAGTCTCGACGACCTGCCGGAATTCACCGGCAATCGTAAGCGGGCCTCAATTGAGGATGTCAGACCGCTTAGAGGATTAAAACTCTATGGCGCCATAGGCGGCGCCTTGACCCTGAACGGCTCCATGCAGACATCGTTATTGACCAACTGGGCATTCACCCAGCTATGCCAGCAGGCGGCAGCCCCTTCCGGTTATTTGAATACCTTGCCCGCGGAAATTGCCGCCCAGTGTTTGGAACATGGAATCTCTTCAAATGGCGGAGATACCAAAATTCTTATCCGCAAAAATGAGATTCTGCAGGAAAATAAGCCGCAGAACATGGTTTCCGCCTTTACCAGCCCTTCTTACGGCAGGATCTGGGACTGCGATACGGTCGAAGCCATCATGGAATCAATAAGAGACAGCACCCCTCCTTCATACGGCGGAGATAATTGCGGCCTTTATGCTTCCGACCGGGATATGTTTATTTTCCTGGTGACAGATGAGAAACCAGTGGAAGTGGGGAATGCTAGGTTCGGGCGGGAGTTTTTCTGCTGGAACTCGGAAACCGGTGCGGCAACTTTCGGTCTGACGCCTTTCCTGTACAACTATGTTTGCGCGAACCAAATTGTCTGGGGCGCCGAATAG